A single region of the Borrelia hermsii DAH genome encodes:
- the rpsM gene encoding 30S ribosomal protein S13 has protein sequence MARIAGIDLPNNKQLQIALTSIYGIGRARALEICEKTGVLPDKRAKELDNDEVNKLRKIIESDYVVEGKLRSELAMSIKRLMDIACYRGLRHRKGLPLRGQRTKTNARTRKGKRKTVANKKMASK, from the coding sequence ATGGCTAGAATAGCAGGAATAGATTTGCCAAATAACAAACAACTTCAGATCGCTCTTACGTCTATTTATGGCATAGGAAGAGCTAGGGCTTTAGAAATTTGCGAAAAAACGGGTGTTTTGCCAGATAAAAGAGCTAAAGAGTTGGATAATGATGAAGTTAATAAGCTTAGAAAAATAATTGAGAGTGATTATGTTGTTGAGGGGAAGCTTAGAAGTGAGTTAGCTATGTCTATTAAAAGGCTTATGGATATTGCATGTTATAGAGGGCTTAGACATAGGAAAGGTTTACCCTTAAGGGGGCAGAGAACTAAAACTAATGCAAGAACTAGGAAGGGAAAGAGAAAAACTGTAGCTAATAAAAAGATGGCTTCTAAATAA
- a CDS encoding DNA-directed RNA polymerase subunit alpha, which yields MSLGKLLKDFTIPDRIEFLRGEDDGSYGKFIIYPFEKGFGVTIGNTLRRVLLSSIEGYAISAMRIQSNQGGSLKIVSSEFDLIPGVVEDTLEVIANIKNIHLKLDEGVKSATISVSVNGKDTNVLKAVHLEREGVEVCNKDLVIATLSSEANLDFEFQVDYGRGYVSSEHNAKYLEEVNTIALDSIFSPIEKVTYSVEDTRVGQRSDYDKLVMEIWTTGVISAKDAIKKAASIVREFLLPLVNFEDKVVHSVDDSEFRDSDILNMNIEKLNLSVRSLNCLTKENVKTLGELISKSAEELSKARNFGKKSLEEIVEKLSVYGLFLGMSKTEALKILNKNDKISH from the coding sequence ATGTCTTTAGGAAAACTTTTAAAAGATTTTACTATACCTGATAGGATTGAATTTTTAAGAGGGGAGGATGATGGCTCTTATGGGAAGTTTATAATATATCCTTTTGAGAAAGGTTTTGGTGTTACTATTGGTAACACTTTAAGGCGCGTCTTGCTGTCTTCTATTGAAGGATATGCTATTTCTGCTATGAGAATTCAGTCTAATCAAGGTGGATCTTTAAAGATCGTTTCAAGTGAATTTGATTTAATACCTGGTGTTGTAGAAGATACTCTTGAAGTAATTGCTAATATTAAAAATATTCATTTAAAGTTAGATGAGGGAGTTAAGAGTGCAACAATAAGTGTTTCTGTTAATGGGAAAGATACTAATGTCTTAAAGGCAGTTCATCTTGAAAGAGAAGGTGTTGAGGTTTGTAATAAAGATTTAGTTATTGCTACACTTTCAAGTGAAGCGAATTTGGATTTTGAATTTCAAGTTGATTATGGAAGAGGGTATGTTTCTTCTGAACATAATGCTAAGTATTTAGAAGAAGTTAATACCATTGCACTTGATTCTATATTCTCCCCAATAGAAAAGGTTACATATTCTGTTGAAGATACTAGAGTTGGACAGAGATCTGATTATGATAAGCTTGTTATGGAGATTTGGACAACAGGTGTAATTAGTGCTAAGGATGCAATTAAAAAGGCGGCGTCTATAGTAAGGGAGTTTTTACTTCCATTGGTTAATTTTGAAGATAAAGTTGTACATTCTGTTGATGATTCTGAATTTAGAGATTCCGATATACTTAACATGAATATTGAGAAATTGAATTTGTCTGTTAGATCTCTTAATTGTTTAACCAAGGAAAATGTTAAGACTTTAGGAGAGCTTATTAGCAAGAGTGCAGAGGAACTTTCAAAGGCAAGAAACTTTGGAAAGAAAAGTTTAGAGGAAATAGTTGAAAAACTTAGTGTTTATGGATTGTTTTTGGGAATGTCTAAGACAGAAGCTCTAAAAATATTGAATAAAAACGATAAAATATCTCATTAG
- the rpsK gene encoding 30S ribosomal protein S11: MSAKVSTNKKKVKRSIGEGNVYIQATFNNTIVTVSDIRGNTLAWASAGGMGFKGAKKSTPYAAQMTAEAALGKVKDFGINYVHVFVKGPGIGRESAIRAVGSTGIIVKSISDVTPIPHNGCRPKKTRRV, encoded by the coding sequence TTGAGTGCAAAAGTATCAACTAATAAAAAAAAGGTAAAAAGAAGTATTGGCGAAGGCAATGTTTATATACAGGCTACTTTTAATAATACAATCGTGACTGTATCAGACATAAGGGGAAATACTTTAGCTTGGGCAAGTGCAGGTGGAATGGGCTTTAAGGGTGCTAAAAAATCAACCCCTTATGCTGCTCAGATGACTGCAGAAGCAGCTTTAGGCAAGGTTAAGGATTTTGGTATTAATTATGTTCATGTTTTTGTTAAAGGTCCAGGAATTGGTAGAGAGTCTGCCATACGAGCTGTTGGATCAACAGGTATCATTGTTAAATCAATCTCAGATGTTACCCCAATACCGCATAATGGGTGTAGGCCTAAGAAAACTAGACGAGTTTAG
- the rplQ gene encoding 50S ribosomal protein L17 encodes MKTKVGFNRLNRKSSHRKALLKNMVISLFKHEKITSTKAKLSEVKRFAEKLITRAKIDSVHNRREVSKFIHDKFILNKLFTKISPIFKERKGGYVRVIKLGRRYGDAAEMAILELVDKTLEEK; translated from the coding sequence ATGAAGACTAAGGTAGGATTTAATAGGTTAAATAGAAAGTCAAGTCATAGAAAGGCGCTTTTAAAAAATATGGTAATTTCTCTTTTTAAGCATGAAAAAATAACTTCTACTAAGGCAAAGTTAAGTGAAGTTAAGAGATTTGCTGAGAAGTTAATTACAAGAGCTAAAATTGATAGCGTGCATAATAGGAGAGAAGTGTCAAAATTTATACATGATAAATTTATTCTTAATAAATTATTTACTAAAATTTCCCCTATCTTTAAAGAAAGAAAGGGTGGTTATGTTAGGGTTATTAAGCTAGGACGAAGGTATGGAGATGCAGCTGAGATGGCAATTCTTGAACTAGTTGATAAAACCTTAGAAGAAAAGTAA
- the rpmJ gene encoding 50S ribosomal protein L36 produces the protein MKVRVSVKPICEKCKVIKRKGVLRIICDNLKHKQRQK, from the coding sequence ATGAAAGTTAGGGTAAGCGTAAAGCCAATTTGTGAAAAGTGTAAAGTAATAAAGAGAAAAGGTGTTTTAAGAATTATTTGTGATAATCTTAAACACAAACAAAGACAAAAATAA